The Leishmania mexicana MHOM/GT/2001/U1103 complete genome, chromosome 26 genome includes a window with the following:
- a CDS encoding nucleotide binding protein-like protein yields the protein MSSTSVAEGVSPPFGAGGTDAAAAAASAGLLQVKNIILVLSGKGGVGKSTVACQLALALAHVHHKQVGLLDVDICGPSVPKICGLEGCDVYKGEKGWMPVSSQPKAATSGSPGSSPGAVAPSGDLKVMSIAYLLPSDKDAVVWRGPKKDAMIKQFVTNVNWGPLDYLIIDTPPGTSDEHLTLCEVLRSFRPAGAVVVTTPQDVSTDDVKKELSFCHKLQLRCLGIVENMSGFVCPHCAHCTDIFSKGGGRKLAEMYEVAFLGAIPIDPNLSLAEDMGRVFVTESPSKTVEAVKAVIDAIVQQVERAKA from the coding sequence ATGTCATCCACATCCGTAGCAGAGGGCGTTTCGCCCCCTTTCGGTGCTGGAGGTacggatgctgctgctgcggcggcttccGCTGGGCTACTCCAGGTGAAGAACATCATTCTCGTTCTTAGCGGAAAGGGCGGCGTTGGGAAGTCGACTGTGGCGTGCCAGCTCGCCCTCGCGTTGGCGCATGTGCACCACAAGCAGGTGGGACTGCTGGACGTGGACATATGCGGCCCAAGTGTGCCCAAGATCTGCGGCCTCGAGGGGTGCGACGTGTACAAAGGGGAGAAGGGCTGGATGCCGGTGTCGTCGCAGCCGAAGGCAGCCACCTCCGGCAGCCCCGGCTCCTCTCccggcgcggtggcgccatcgGGGGACTTGAAGGTCATGTCCATTGCGTACTTGCTTCCGAGCGATAAGGacgcggtggtgtggcgcgGGCCGAAGAAGGATGCCATGATCAAGCAGTTTGTGACGAACGTGAACTGGGGCCCGCTGGACTACCTCATCATCGACACCCCGCCCGGGACGAGTGACGAGCACCTGACGCTGtgcgaggtgctgcgcagcttcCGCCCTGCCGGGGCCGTCGTCGTGACCACCCCACAGGACGTTTCCACCGACGATGTCAAGAAGGAGCTGTCTTTCTGCCAcaagctgcagctgcggtgccTCGGCATCGTCGAGAACATGTCCGGCTTTGTCTGCCCGCACTGCGCGCACTGCACCGACATCTTCTCAAAGGGCGGCGGAAGAAAACTGGCGGAGATGTACGAGGTGGCGTTCCTCGGTGCGATTCCCATTGACCCGAACTTGTCTCTGGCTGAGGACATGGGTCGTGTCTTCGTGACGGAGTCTCCGTCGAAGAccgtggaggcggtgaaggcggtCATTGACGCAATTGTCCAGCAGGTCGAGCGTGCCAAAGCGTGA
- a CDS encoding pseudouridylate synthase-like protein — protein MRDKAARRRPDPRRMMVGKAPKNHVHIGLCVLYSGSGFRGLQIQAHAPTCHTVEGVLIQALKDAGIIADVVRGRPAGEHHHFARSCRTDRGVHAIRNMVSLFVPKEIFEEVGQTEGICEKLNRQLPATVRVANVMQLSGSFIPRHCCNRRVYRYMLPLYALLPPCDTWAAVDKYYPGCVADVQALEKEAAAALRTQYGIPYVDLEKMNAVAPPAGAQTPPSSWLRDLKANTDRCNQMLRSHFTGSRRYHNFSVDIDSNRSGVSAKVIQPTTDEALRAIYRSEVCPRLFFFPCSTKGGAADEAPVLVHGESRTEYDMNLLRYPPRMPTSPEDTNGGCSAAPTTTAPTGTSTTPATCLSPNTTALPFLFFQIEGCSFLLNMIRKIIGSVLAVCRGAREPILEEAFSPERRVTTPLAPGPYLYLAQSTYHGYDRSIGGAGNAHQAGRLRTVQDAWGGAVSEAAELFAFHKIAADIVDVDLNAMPPLDDILAARDRALVASRPHTAVEDAHLAEMKEYKPVLPTRIPWPASSEMTVFLRLLRVHNWNVRPIRLDPACKALREAKNKKERSTASSMAAAASPGAEASTAGEVDGDDAKANEAAVEQAATPTDGAGRMHSKGSGKVGVPEGGEDGWLYVADTPEEASVQRQAYFASWWKRTRPWEYDDATGKSLMDGEEVGTEDDFEDGDDSTARPRRHRRV, from the coding sequence ATGAGGGACAAGGCGGCTCGGCGACGACCCGACCCGCGTCGCATGATGGTCGGAAAGGCGCCAAAGAATCACGTTCACATTGGCCTGTGTGTCCTgtacagcggcagcggatTTCGTGGGCTGCAGATCCAGGCCCACGCACCGACGTGTCACACGGTTGAGGGCGTACTAATCCAAGCACTGAAGGATGCCGGCATCATCGCCGACGTGGTCCGCGGAAGGCCTGCCGGCGAGCATCACCACTTTGCCCGCTCCTGTCGCACTGATCGTGGCGTTCACGCTATTCGAAACAtggtctctctcttcgttcCCAAGGAGATCTTTGAGGAGGTGGGGCAGACGGAGGGCATCTGTGAGAAGCTTAACAGGCAGCTCCCGGCCACGGTTCGTGTCGCGAACGTCATGCAGCTCTCCGGCAGCTTCATCccgcgccactgctgcaaCCGCCGCGTGTACCGCTATATGCTGCCACTCTACGCCCTCTTGCCGCCGTGTGACACATGGGCCGCGGTCGACAAGTACTACCCCGGCTGCGTCGCTGACGTGCAagcgctggagaaggaggcggccgcggcgctaCGAACCCAATACGGTATCCCGTACGTCGACCTAGAGAAGATGAATGCAGTCGCGCCTCCGGCTGGtgcgcagacgccgccgtcgtcgtggctGCGCGACCTGAAAGCGAACACGGATCGGTGCAACCAGATGCTGCGCTCGCACTTCACAGGCTCGCGCCGGTATCACAATTTCTCCGTTGACATCGACTCAAACCGTTCCGGTGTGAGCGCGAAGGTTATTCAGCCAACGACCGACGAGGCACTGCGCGCCATCTACCGCAGCGAAGTGTGCCCGCGCTTATTCTTCTTCCCCTGCTCGACCaaaggcggagctgctgacgAGGCGCCAGTTCTGGTGCACGGCGAGAGCAGGACGGAGTACGACATGAATCTTCTCAGGTACCCGCCACGAATGCCCACCTCGCCAGAGGACACAAACGGCGGCTGCTCCGCAGCCCCTACAACGACGGCTCCTaccggcaccagcaccacccccGCCACATGCCTGTCACCGAAcacgacagcgctgccgttCCTCTTTTTCCAAATCGAGGGCTGCTCCTTTCTGCTCAACATGATACGCAAGATCATCGGGTcggtgctggcggtgtgccgcggcgctcgcgaGCCCATCCTCGAAGAGGCGTTCTCGCCTGAGCGTCGCGTCACGACCCCGCTGGCGCCGGGGCCGTACCTGTACCTTGCTCAGTCCACCTATCACGGGTACGACCGTTCCAttggcggtgccggcaaTGCACACCAGGCTGGGCGCCTCAGAACGGTGCAGGACGCGTGGGGCGGCGCGGTTAGTGAGGCGGCGGAGTTGTTTGCGTTCCACAAGATTGCGGCCGACATCGTGGACGTGGATCTGAACGCGATGCCGCCCCTGGACGACATCCTCGCGGCGCGCGATCGTGCACTGGTGGCGAGTCGGCCGCACACTGCCGTCGAGGACGCGCATCTCGCCGAAATGAAGGAGTACAAACCTGTGCTTCCTACTCGCATTCCGTGGCCAGCCAGCAGTGAAATGACGGTGTTCTTGCGGCTACTGCGGGTCCACAACTGGAACGTGCGGCCTATCCGGCTGGACCCGGCCTGCAAAGCTCTGCGTGAGGCCAAGAATAAGAAAGAGCGGTCaaccgcctcctccatggccgcggcggcatcaccggGAGCCGAGGCAAGCACGGCGGGAGAGGTGGATGGAGACGATGCGAAGGCAAACGAGGCTGCCGTAGAGCAGGCGGCTACGCCTACGGATGGCGCAGGGAGGATGCACAGTAAAGGAAGTGGTAAGGTTGGCGTACCGGAGGGTGGCGAGGATGGCTGGTTGTACGTGGCAGACACCCCCGAGGAGGCATCGGTGCAACGCCAAGCCTACTTTGCGAGCTGGTGGAAGCGGACTCGCCCCTGGGAGTACGACGACGCCACGGGGAAGTCCTTGATGGATGGCGAAGAGGTCGGGACCGAGGATGACTTCGAGGACGGCGATGACAGTACTGCTCGGCcgcggcgacaccgccgtgTCTGA
- a CDS encoding putative ATPase subunit 9 translates to MMRRAIAQPVARRAAAASSALVVAPRQASTVTLSVHGMHYIGTGLAAIALGGVGLGIGTIFGCLLMGCARQPNLTKMLFNYAILGFALTEAIGLFALMLAFLMLFS, encoded by the coding sequence ATGATGCGCCGTGCCATTGCTCAGCCAGTCGCCCgtcgcgcggcggccgcctctAGCGCGCTCGTGGTTGCCCCTCGCCAGGCCTCCACTGTCACCCTCTCTGTCCATGGCATGCACTACATCGGCACCGGtctcgccgccatcgccctCGGTGGTGTCGGCTTGGGCATCGGTACCATCTTTGGCTGCTTGCTGATGGGCTGCGCTCGCCAGCCCAACCTGACCAAGATGCTCTTCAACTACGCCATTCTCGGCTTCGCCCTGACGGAGGCCATTGGCCTGTTCGCGCTGATGCTCGCCTTCCTCATGCTCTTCTCGTAG